From the Mesotoga infera genome, the window GGCTCCGATAAGATCCCCTATCCCATCTCCATTGCCGTCGAAGAATGATCTTAGATAAAGTTCGTAAAACATTCAAATCCCTCCCGAATTGATCAGCAAAATAATCAGACTGATCTACGAGAATAATCACTATCTCTAGAATCTTACATCTTATCATAGTTATCGAATGACGCAGTGTGTTAAAATCTTGTCTGTTCTGGGAGGTGCGGTCATATGTTAATTATGGAAATCCTGAGCAAGGGTGAACAGATGAATGCGAGCGATTTACACTTGACATCCGGAAGGAATGTTATGTACAGGGTTGACGGAGAGTTGATTCAGGACAAGTTGTTGACCGATACAATAATGATGAAGAAGATTACTACGGAGCTTCAAGAGATATCTGAGGTGAAGCTTCAGGACTCAGATAGCAAGGAAATAGACTTCTCTTTCGGATTTAGTTCTTCAAGAGTAAGAGGGAATTACTTCTATTCCAACAAGCTCCCGGTTATTGCTTTGAGATTGATTCCAAAGACAATCAAGACGCTTGATGATCTCGGTTATCCAGCACTGTTCAAAGATTTCTGTAAGCCAGATAAGGGGTTGGTGTTAGTAGCAGGTCCTACAGGAAGCGGCAAATCGACTACTCTCGCTGCAATGCTTGAGAACATAAATCGTACAAGGCATGTTCACCTGATCACAATAGAGGATCCGGTAGAGTATGTTTTTGAGCCGAAGAATGCCTTGATACACCAGAGAGAGCTTGGATCAGACACAAAATCCTTTTACAATGGATTGAAATATGCTCTCAGACAGGACCCGGATGTAATACTTGTCGGCGAAATGAGAGACAGTGAAACTATGGAACTGGCTATGACAGCTGCCGAGACTGGTCATCTTGTCTTTTCAACTATTCATACGAATTCGGCCGCAACGACTCCTGAAAGGATAGTCGGTGTCTTCCCGCCTCATCAGCAGAATCAGATAGCCATGCAGCTTGCAAATACCCTTCTGGCAGTAGTCTATCAGAGGCTCTTGAGAAGAAGAGACGGCAAAGGAAGAATTGCGGTTCTCGAGATTCTAGTTGTTAATCAGGCGATCAGGAACCTTATCAGGGAGCAGAAATTCCACCAGATAGAGTCTATGATGCAAGCCGGAATAAAATTCGGGATGGTCACCTTTGATGATGCGCTAATGGATGCATTCAAGAAGGGAATTATTGATAAGGATCAGC encodes:
- a CDS encoding PilT/PilU family type 4a pilus ATPase — translated: MLIMEILSKGEQMNASDLHLTSGRNVMYRVDGELIQDKLLTDTIMMKKITTELQEISEVKLQDSDSKEIDFSFGFSSSRVRGNYFYSNKLPVIALRLIPKTIKTLDDLGYPALFKDFCKPDKGLVLVAGPTGSGKSTTLAAMLENINRTRHVHLITIEDPVEYVFEPKNALIHQRELGSDTKSFYNGLKYALRQDPDVILVGEMRDSETMELAMTAAETGHLVFSTIHTNSAATTPERIVGVFPPHQQNQIAMQLANTLLAVVYQRLLRRRDGKGRIAVLEILVVNQAIRNLIREQKFHQIESMMQAGIKFGMVTFDDALMDAFKKGIIDKDQLQDYARDANAMVRRAF